A single Dehalococcoidales bacterium DNA region contains:
- a CDS encoding argininosuccinate synthase, with protein sequence MADKVILAYSGGLDTSVAVTWIQENYGLDVITLTIDVGNEKDFTAVKEKALKVGAIKALVVDVKQSFVDYFIFPALQANALYEGQYPLATALSRPLMAKLLVDTAQDEGATAVAHGCTGKGNDQVRFDVGINTLAPDLKIIAPAREWGMTREETIAYAQKHNIPVPITVSSPYSIDECLWGKAIECGVLEDPWAEPPEDAFTWTKSADQTPDEPTYVEIGFAKGIPVSLDDRPMNGIDLIMELNEIAGNHGIGRIDHIENRVVGIKSREIYEAPAATVLLQAHRALEAMTLSKDQLRFKEKVTLEYSDMVYNGLWFSALNRDLSAYIISSQRSVTGTVRMKLFKTSAGVAGRKSPRSLYNLGLATYDKGDQFDQSAALGFIHLWGLSAKNQAQVQILADVEGPLSIMAHREQEENEA encoded by the coding sequence ATGGCAGATAAGGTAATACTGGCCTATAGTGGCGGCCTGGATACATCGGTGGCAGTCACATGGATACAGGAAAACTATGGTCTGGACGTTATTACGTTGACTATCGATGTTGGCAATGAAAAAGACTTCACCGCCGTGAAGGAAAAGGCATTGAAGGTCGGCGCAATAAAAGCACTGGTAGTCGATGTAAAGCAGTCTTTCGTAGATTACTTCATATTTCCGGCGCTGCAGGCAAACGCCCTCTACGAAGGTCAATACCCTCTGGCAACTGCCCTGTCCCGACCTCTCATGGCCAAGCTGCTGGTGGATACCGCACAGGATGAAGGGGCAACTGCGGTGGCCCACGGCTGCACCGGTAAGGGAAACGACCAGGTAAGGTTCGATGTCGGTATCAATACCCTGGCACCGGACCTCAAAATCATCGCCCCGGCACGGGAATGGGGAATGACACGGGAAGAGACCATAGCCTATGCCCAGAAGCACAATATTCCCGTTCCAATAACTGTAAGCAGCCCCTACTCCATCGATGAATGCCTGTGGGGTAAAGCCATCGAGTGTGGAGTCCTGGAAGACCCCTGGGCAGAGCCGCCGGAAGACGCTTTCACCTGGACGAAGTCGGCTGACCAGACCCCGGACGAGCCGACTTACGTGGAGATTGGTTTCGCTAAGGGCATCCCCGTCAGCCTCGATGACCGGCCAATGAACGGTATCGACCTTATCATGGAGTTGAACGAGATAGCCGGCAATCATGGCATCGGGCGGATTGACCATATCGAGAACCGGGTCGTGGGAATAAAGTCGCGGGAGATATATGAAGCGCCCGCAGCCACCGTCCTGCTCCAGGCACATCGGGCACTGGAAGCGATGACACTATCCAAAGACCAGCTACGTTTCAAGGAGAAGGTGACCCTGGAATACTCGGACATGGTCTACAACGGTCTCTGGTTCAGTGCCCTCAACCGTGACCTCTCGGCCTATATCATCAGTTCGCAGCGCTCTGTTACCGGCACCGTGAGGATGAAGCTCTTCAAGACCAGCGCAGGGGTCGCCGGACGCAAATCGCCACGTTCGCTGTATAACCTCGGCCTGGCCACTTACGACAAGGGCGACCAGTTTGACCAGAGTGCGGCTCTGGGCTTCATTCATCTGTGGGGCCTGTCGGCGAAGAACCAGGCACAGGTACAGATTCTGGCCGATGTCGAGGGGCCATTAAGTATAATGGCCCACCGGGAACAAGAGGAAAACGAGGCTTAG